One Arthrobacter sp. StoSoilB20 DNA segment encodes these proteins:
- a CDS encoding PIG-L family deacetylase has translation MAGDAPWLFLSPHLDDAVLSCGALMEAEAQGREIIVATLFTESGPAPHTRATRSFLRQCAVPDAAELYQARQSEDRAVLAGMGVQSIHLGEVDALFRRRRKPPMLGSSAWDRLLPELNHRYATYRFDIALGRIARGDQALIRQLRGDVAGLMAQTQAELLFCPAGVGRHVDHLITREVGKGHPDNVVMYSDFPYDLTTAPDQPHLSKMGFVPWTWDTGLDAKRGRIREYATQSDALFPGGEIPRKPETYFVPGPTQNAA, from the coding sequence ATGGCAGGGGATGCGCCTTGGCTGTTCCTCTCACCCCACTTGGACGACGCAGTGCTGTCCTGCGGCGCTCTCATGGAAGCCGAAGCACAGGGACGCGAGATCATCGTCGCTACTCTTTTCACAGAGTCAGGGCCGGCACCGCACACGCGGGCCACCCGGTCCTTTCTGCGCCAATGTGCCGTGCCCGACGCTGCGGAGCTCTACCAAGCCAGGCAGTCGGAAGACCGCGCCGTACTGGCTGGCATGGGAGTTCAATCCATTCATCTTGGCGAAGTGGATGCGCTGTTTCGACGCCGCCGCAAGCCACCGATGCTGGGGAGCAGTGCTTGGGACAGGCTTCTGCCGGAGCTCAACCACCGCTACGCCACCTACCGGTTCGACATCGCCTTGGGCAGGATCGCCAGGGGCGATCAGGCGCTCATCCGCCAACTCCGGGGCGATGTTGCCGGGCTCATGGCGCAAACGCAAGCCGAGCTGCTCTTCTGCCCCGCAGGAGTAGGAAGGCACGTGGACCATCTGATCACCCGCGAGGTAGGTAAGGGGCATCCGGACAACGTGGTGATGTACTCAGACTTTCCCTATGACCTGACGACAGCTCCGGACCAGCCGCATTTGTCGAAAATGGGGTTTGTTCCGTGGACCTGGGATACGGGACTGGACGCCAAACGTGGGCGGATCAGAGAGTACGCTACACAGTCCGACGCCCTTTTCCCTGGCGGGGAGATTCCACGGAAACCGGAAACCTACTTTGTGCCGGGGCCCACCCAGAATGCCGCATGA
- a CDS encoding glycosyltransferase family 4 protein: MKVLHLGFEDPRMPGAGGGSVRTHEINRRLAALGFSVTVLTTRYPGWQERVEDGVHYVPIGFGKGGNRLTRLLAYIAWLPVEVRKRRSTVELVVEDFFAPFSTMAAPLWTKRPTIGVVQWLHARDKARQYKLPMHWIERLGVRKHRRLISVSQGIGDRLKALNPDLHVDVIGNGVDPAVWNSEPLVGKDVLFIGRLEYGHKGLDLLLEAWAHACGRVDGNLLIAGAGPDEDRLRKAIRDAGLSGRVQMLGWLSGDRKFQALSEARLLVVPSRHETFGLVAIDALAAGTPVIAFDIPCLREIILPGTGWVVEAFDAQALGDEIARRYPQADLADVAAQGRTFAAGYNWDALADMQAHAYKTAVKELKKPPTRRSKARHPERA, encoded by the coding sequence ATGAAAGTTCTCCATTTGGGCTTTGAAGATCCACGCATGCCCGGGGCGGGCGGGGGTTCAGTAAGGACCCATGAGATCAACAGGCGGTTGGCTGCCCTTGGCTTCAGTGTGACGGTTTTGACCACACGGTATCCCGGTTGGCAGGAACGGGTGGAGGACGGCGTGCACTATGTACCCATCGGCTTCGGAAAGGGCGGCAACCGTTTGACCAGGTTGCTGGCGTACATTGCCTGGCTGCCTGTGGAAGTACGTAAGCGCCGGTCAACTGTTGAGTTGGTGGTGGAGGATTTCTTCGCTCCCTTTTCCACCATGGCCGCCCCCCTGTGGACCAAGCGACCCACGATCGGAGTTGTGCAGTGGCTTCATGCCAGGGATAAGGCACGGCAGTACAAACTCCCAATGCATTGGATTGAGCGGCTGGGTGTCCGGAAGCACCGACGCCTCATCTCGGTTTCGCAGGGAATCGGCGACCGCTTGAAGGCGCTCAACCCGGACCTTCATGTTGACGTGATCGGCAACGGTGTGGATCCCGCCGTCTGGAACAGCGAGCCCCTCGTGGGGAAGGATGTCCTCTTCATCGGGCGTCTGGAGTACGGGCACAAGGGCTTGGATCTGCTCTTGGAAGCCTGGGCGCACGCCTGCGGCAGGGTTGACGGGAACCTGCTGATCGCCGGCGCCGGTCCGGACGAGGATCGATTGCGCAAGGCCATCCGGGACGCCGGCCTTTCCGGGCGCGTGCAGATGCTCGGGTGGCTGTCCGGGGACAGGAAGTTCCAAGCGCTCAGCGAAGCCCGGCTTCTGGTGGTGCCTTCCCGGCACGAGACATTCGGCTTGGTGGCCATTGACGCCCTAGCAGCGGGCACTCCGGTTATTGCCTTCGATATCCCATGCCTGAGGGAGATCATTCTGCCGGGCACAGGATGGGTGGTTGAGGCCTTCGACGCCCAGGCGCTGGGAGACGAGATCGCCCGCCGGTACCCGCAGGCAGATCTGGCGGACGTTGCTGCGCAAGGACGGACGTTCGCCGCCGGTTACAACTGGGATGCGCTCGCTGACATGCAGGCACACGCTTATAAAACGGCAGTCAAGGAATTAAAGAAACCTCCAACCCGGCGGTCGAAAGCCCGTCACCCTGAAAGGGCTTGA
- a CDS encoding glycosyltransferase family 4 protein — translation MTSGLTALNSPDLLAGKHVLVLNWRDVQHSQAGGAEQYIHEISRRWVQNGVQVTWFTGRDDGQAPEDVIDGIRILRGGGALSIYGHAALRLLRSGGQFDAVVDCQNGIPFFSPLFLPRELPIIQVIHHVHQEQFRTRFSPPLAAVGRFLESPGAKAVYGQRSIVAVSPSTRLELRKLGFSGPVHVVPNGTIDIPDAVADRAPEPTVAVVSRLVPHKRLDLLVGQFAVAARSIQNLRMDIVGDGPERARLQQLVMDLGLDHAVTFHGYQPNDVRDRLLSRAWLTASTSASEGWGCSVIEAAAWGVPCLALRVPGIRDSVVDGRTGWLVDTPKEFGVALVEALVAMSEPDAALDVSVDCREWARCFTWDRSTRLLTGALLEEEKIRRDGGDPRSCHSDLSTLVRFEQPEGVDLQSILHRTDEVAVTEDGHLAVLMKGRDEFEAFAAMQRIGVTSAEARSAGRTALLAGPGSAFTPADAFDGQ, via the coding sequence ATGACGTCCGGCCTCACCGCGTTGAATTCTCCCGACCTCCTCGCAGGAAAGCACGTGCTGGTCCTCAACTGGCGCGATGTCCAGCACTCGCAGGCCGGGGGCGCTGAGCAGTACATCCATGAGATTTCCAGGAGGTGGGTGCAGAACGGCGTCCAGGTCACCTGGTTTACAGGTCGCGACGACGGCCAGGCGCCGGAGGACGTCATCGATGGCATCCGTATCCTGCGGGGAGGCGGAGCCCTGTCCATCTATGGACACGCCGCGCTCCGCCTTCTGCGGAGCGGCGGCCAATTTGATGCCGTGGTGGATTGCCAGAACGGGATACCGTTCTTTTCGCCGTTGTTCCTTCCCCGGGAACTGCCGATCATCCAGGTGATACACCATGTCCACCAGGAGCAATTCCGCACCAGGTTCTCACCGCCCCTGGCTGCCGTTGGCCGGTTCCTGGAAAGCCCGGGAGCCAAAGCAGTGTACGGGCAGCGGTCCATCGTTGCGGTCTCGCCCTCCACCCGTCTGGAACTGCGGAAGCTCGGGTTTTCAGGTCCTGTCCATGTGGTGCCCAACGGCACCATCGACATTCCGGATGCCGTTGCCGATCGAGCGCCGGAACCGACCGTCGCCGTCGTCAGCCGCTTGGTGCCGCACAAAAGGCTGGACCTGCTGGTGGGCCAGTTCGCTGTGGCGGCGCGCAGCATTCAGAACCTGAGGATGGACATTGTGGGGGACGGTCCCGAGCGTGCCAGGCTGCAGCAGTTGGTGATGGACCTTGGCCTGGACCACGCAGTAACCTTCCACGGCTACCAGCCCAATGACGTCCGGGACAGATTGTTGAGCCGGGCCTGGCTGACGGCCTCCACCTCGGCCTCGGAAGGCTGGGGCTGCTCGGTGATCGAGGCCGCTGCGTGGGGAGTTCCCTGCCTTGCCCTGCGGGTTCCCGGGATACGGGATTCGGTAGTGGACGGCAGGACCGGCTGGCTGGTGGACACCCCCAAGGAATTCGGAGTGGCGCTGGTTGAGGCGCTGGTGGCCATGAGTGAGCCCGACGCGGCGCTGGACGTTTCGGTGGATTGCCGGGAATGGGCGCGCTGTTTCACCTGGGACCGTAGCACCAGACTGCTCACTGGAGCCCTGTTGGAAGAGGAAAAGATCCGGCGTGATGGCGGGGACCCTCGTTCATGCCACTCGGACCTGTCCACCCTGGTGCGCTTCGAGCAACCCGAGGGTGTCGATCTTCAGTCCATCCTCCACAGGACGGACGAAGTTGCTGTCACCGAGGACGGACACCTCGCTGTCCTGATGAAGGGACGGGACGAGTTCGAGGCCTTCGCGGCCATGCAAAGAATTGGCGTGACGTCTGCAGAAGCCCGTTCCGCCGGACGCACTGCTTTGCTGGCCGGTCCCGGGAGCGCCTTCACTCCCGCCGACGCCTTTGACGGCCAGTAA
- a CDS encoding glycosyltransferase has protein sequence MRRSSVDLEVVIPAYNEAARIPDTLKQTVDFLAGQPWSSRIVVVDNGSVDETAAVVRRISQEEGDAVPISVVGCSRKGKGAAVRRGLLSGTSRFTGFFDADLATPLETLTETMAHLSDGAAAVIASRHAPGSTLVRPQHLGRRVGGTAFRALTKSKVKGIRDTQCGFKFFERDALTAAMVQCRSTGFAFDVELLLRLQDNNASIVELPVAWTDGAASTFRPFQDGVASFASVIQLQRATP, from the coding sequence TTGCGCCGCTCGAGCGTGGACCTTGAGGTAGTCATTCCTGCCTACAACGAGGCCGCGAGGATCCCGGACACCCTGAAACAGACCGTCGATTTCCTGGCCGGACAGCCGTGGTCGTCGCGGATCGTCGTGGTGGACAACGGCAGCGTTGATGAAACCGCCGCAGTGGTCCGCCGGATCTCCCAGGAAGAGGGAGACGCCGTACCCATTTCCGTGGTGGGGTGCTCCCGTAAGGGGAAGGGCGCCGCAGTCCGCCGCGGCTTACTCAGCGGAACGTCCAGGTTCACTGGCTTTTTCGACGCCGACCTCGCCACACCCTTGGAAACCCTCACCGAGACCATGGCGCACCTCTCCGATGGCGCAGCAGCGGTGATCGCTTCCCGCCACGCACCCGGCTCAACCCTGGTCCGGCCCCAACACCTTGGACGCCGGGTGGGAGGCACTGCCTTCCGCGCGCTGACCAAATCAAAGGTCAAGGGCATCCGGGATACCCAGTGCGGATTCAAGTTCTTTGAACGGGATGCCCTCACCGCAGCGATGGTGCAGTGCCGCAGTACCGGGTTCGCCTTCGACGTTGAGCTTCTGCTGCGCCTGCAGGACAACAACGCCAGCATTGTCGAACTTCCCGTGGCATGGACTGATGGGGCAGCATCAACGTTCCGCCCCTTCCAGGATGGGGTAGCCAGTTTTGCCTCGGTGATCCAACTTCAGCGGGCAACCCCATGA
- a CDS encoding S9 family peptidase, with amino-acid sequence MSHTSSVPAAAPESTAVPPVAKRIPTRREHHGDVFVDNYEWLRDKESAEVVDLLKAENAYQEAVTAHQEPLREAMFQEIKGRTQETDLSVPSRKDGWWYYSRSVEGKEYNIQCRVLASNTGDPVADWTPPSVEPGVEIDGEQILLDGNIEAEGQPFFSVGGAAVTVDGNLYAYAVDNSGDERFTLRIKDLRTGELLPDVIEDIFYGVAFSPDGTRLFYTVVDDSWRPYQVKAHVLGTPVAEDEVLYQEDDVAMWLGFDLSADRRHLVLSIGCSEFSETRLLRFADYDAGLSTVISRDHHLLYEAEPFVLDGKETLLLTHNKDAINSMVSLVDPAELSKPLAEQDWRTVVEHSDDVRVNGAGVTSTHLVLSVRKDTIERVQVLPLAGLGTGAQGRPVEPAFDEELYTAGVAGSDYEAPVIRMGYTSYFTPSRVYDFVLPTSELPAGRLLLRKESPVLGGYSAQDYVATREWAIADDGTRVPLSVLRHASVRQDGRNAGLVYGYGSYEMSMDPGFGVARLSLLDRGIIMVIAHIRGGGELGRRWYEDGKKLTKKNTFTDFIAATDWLAGSGWVDPSRIAAMGGSAGGLLMGAVANMAPEKYAAVVAQVPFVDALTTILDPELPLSALEWEEWGNPITDPEAYAYMKSYTPYENVAAAAYPKIAAVTSFNDTRVLYVEPAKWVQALRSVSTGSEPIIMKIEMDGGHGGASGRYVQWRERAWDYAFVADSVGATELLPGAGLR; translated from the coding sequence ATGAGCCACACATCTTCGGTCCCTGCCGCTGCTCCGGAATCCACAGCAGTGCCTCCTGTCGCCAAGCGGATCCCCACACGCCGTGAACACCACGGTGACGTTTTCGTGGACAACTACGAGTGGCTCAGGGACAAGGAATCCGCCGAAGTGGTGGACCTCCTGAAGGCAGAGAACGCCTACCAGGAAGCTGTTACCGCGCACCAGGAGCCCTTACGTGAGGCCATGTTCCAGGAGATCAAGGGCCGTACCCAGGAAACGGATCTCTCCGTGCCCAGCCGCAAGGACGGCTGGTGGTACTACAGCCGTTCGGTGGAAGGCAAGGAGTACAACATCCAGTGCCGCGTCCTGGCTTCGAACACCGGAGACCCCGTAGCTGACTGGACACCCCCGTCCGTGGAGCCCGGCGTGGAAATCGACGGCGAGCAGATCCTCCTGGACGGCAACATCGAAGCTGAGGGCCAACCGTTCTTCAGCGTCGGCGGTGCTGCGGTGACGGTGGACGGCAACCTTTACGCCTACGCCGTGGACAACTCAGGCGATGAACGGTTCACCCTGAGGATCAAGGACCTGCGGACAGGCGAACTGCTCCCCGACGTCATTGAGGACATTTTTTACGGGGTGGCCTTCTCCCCCGACGGCACCCGCCTTTTCTACACAGTGGTGGATGATTCATGGCGGCCATACCAGGTCAAGGCCCACGTTCTCGGTACGCCTGTGGCCGAGGACGAGGTTCTCTACCAGGAGGACGACGTCGCCATGTGGCTGGGCTTCGATCTCTCCGCGGACCGCCGCCACCTGGTGCTCAGCATCGGATGCTCGGAGTTCAGCGAGACGCGGCTGCTCCGCTTCGCCGATTACGACGCCGGCCTCAGCACCGTGATCTCCCGCGACCACCACCTTCTGTACGAGGCCGAGCCCTTCGTCCTGGACGGGAAGGAAACCCTCCTCCTGACCCACAACAAGGACGCCATCAACTCGATGGTCAGCTTGGTGGACCCGGCCGAGCTCAGCAAGCCGCTGGCAGAGCAGGACTGGCGTACCGTCGTCGAACATTCCGACGACGTCCGCGTCAACGGCGCCGGCGTGACGTCCACGCATCTGGTGCTGTCCGTCCGCAAGGACACCATTGAACGGGTCCAGGTGCTGCCACTGGCCGGGCTTGGCACCGGGGCCCAGGGCCGCCCGGTGGAGCCGGCCTTCGACGAGGAGCTCTACACCGCCGGGGTGGCCGGTTCCGACTACGAGGCCCCCGTGATCCGGATGGGATACACGTCCTACTTCACGCCGTCGCGCGTCTACGATTTTGTCCTTCCCACCTCCGAACTGCCCGCGGGCCGGCTCCTCCTCCGCAAGGAAAGCCCTGTCCTGGGCGGCTACTCCGCGCAGGACTACGTCGCCACGCGCGAATGGGCAATCGCCGACGACGGCACCCGGGTCCCGCTGTCAGTGCTGCGTCACGCCTCGGTCCGGCAGGATGGCAGGAACGCCGGGCTGGTGTACGGCTATGGCTCCTACGAAATGAGCATGGATCCGGGCTTCGGGGTGGCCCGGCTGTCCCTTCTTGACCGCGGCATCATCATGGTGATCGCCCACATCCGTGGCGGCGGCGAACTTGGCCGCCGATGGTACGAGGACGGCAAGAAGCTCACCAAGAAGAACACCTTCACCGACTTCATCGCCGCAACGGATTGGCTGGCCGGGTCGGGCTGGGTTGACCCGTCGCGCATCGCAGCGATGGGTGGGTCTGCCGGCGGATTGCTCATGGGCGCCGTGGCGAACATGGCTCCGGAAAAATACGCTGCAGTGGTAGCGCAGGTGCCCTTCGTGGATGCCCTGACCACCATCCTTGATCCCGAGCTTCCCCTGTCCGCCCTGGAATGGGAGGAGTGGGGCAACCCGATCACGGATCCCGAGGCCTACGCCTACATGAAGTCCTACACTCCGTACGAGAATGTGGCCGCTGCGGCCTATCCCAAGATCGCTGCGGTGACATCCTTCAATGACACCCGTGTGCTGTACGTCGAGCCTGCCAAGTGGGTCCAGGCGCTGCGCTCAGTGTCCACGGGTTCGGAACCAATCATCATGAAGATCGAAATGGACGGCGGGCACGGCGGAGCCTCGGGCAGGTACGTGCAGTGGCGTGAGCGGGCCTGGGACTATGCGTTCGTGGCCGACTCCGTGGGAGCCACCGAACTCCTGCCTGGCGCCGGCCTGAGGTAG